DNA sequence from the Pseudoduganella plicata genome:
ACAGCGACCAGACCACCGAGGACGACTTCATCTTCGAGCTGTCGCGCGAAGAATTCATGAATTACTTCTTTGAAGACCTGGAACTGCCGAACCTCGTCAAGACGCAGCTGACCGCCACCACGGACTTCAAGACCCAGCGCGCCGGCTATACCGTGTCCGGCACGCCATCGAATATCCACGTGCTGCGCTCCTTGCGCGGCGCCCTCGGCCGGCGCATTGCCGTGGGCGGGCCGTCGCGCCGCCAGCTGGCCGAAGCCGAACAGGAACTGGAAACGCTGCTGCTGGACGGCGCGCCGCTGGACGACGTCCGCGTCGTCGAACTGAAGAAACAGATCCACCACCTGCATACGCGCCTGCTGGCGATTCCGTTCATCGATCCGTTCGACCTGCGCTACAGCAACCGCATCAAGGTGCCGAAGCCGATGACGCAGGCCGTCATGTTCTGCATCATGGACGTGTCCGGCTCGATGGACGAGCAGCGCAAGGACACGGCCAAGCGCTTCTTCATCCTGCTCTACCTGTTCCTGAAGCGCGTGTACGACAAGATCGAGGTCGTCTTCATCCGCCACCACACGGCGGCGGCGGAAGTGGACGAGCACGAGTTCTTTCACTCGCGCGAATCGGGCGGCACCGTCGTGTCGTCCGCCCTGAATCTGCTGAACAAGATCATCGACGAGCGCTACGGCGCGGGCCAGTGGAACAGCTACGTGGCGCAGGCATCGGACGGCGACAACTGGGACAACGACTCCGTGCTGTGCCGCCAGATGCTGACCAATACCATCATGCCGAAGGTGCAGTATTACACCTACGTGGAGATTACGGACGGGCCGCCGCAGAACCTGTGGGAGCAGTACGCGCAAGTGCCGGACCACCACGCGCACTTCGCAATGCAAAAAATTGTCACGCCGGCCGATATCTATCCGGTGTTCCGCGAACTGTTCAAGAAGCAGCCAAAATGAACCAGATGACGAAACGACCGCCCCACCCGCGCGCGCTGCCGGAGCAATCGGAATGGACGTTCGAGCTGATCGAACAGGCGCACGAGGAAATCCGACGGGTCGCCACGGGCTTCGGGCTCGACACCTACCCCAACCAGCTGGAAATCATCACGGCCGAGCAGATGATGGATGCCTACACGTCCGTCGGCATGCCAGTCTCGTATAACCACTGGTCGTTCGGCAAGCATTTTCTGGCGACGGAAAAAGGCTACCGGCGCGGCCAGATGGGCCTCGCGTACGAGATTGTCATCAACTCGAACCCGTGCATCGCCTACCTGATGGAGGAAAACAGCCTGACGATGCAGGCGCTCGTGATCGCCCATGCCGCGTACGGCCACAACTCCTTCTTCAAGGGCAATTACCTGTTCCGCACGTGGACGGACGCCGATGCGATCGTCGACTACATGGTGTTCGCCAAGAACTATATCGCCGAGTGCGAGCAGCGCCACGGCATCGATGCCGTCGAGCTGCTGCTGGACTCGTGCCATGCGATCCAGAACTATGGCGTGGACCGCTACAAGCGTCCCGCCAAGCTGTCGCTGGCCCAGGAGCAGCAGCGCCAGTCGGAACGGGAGGCGTATCTGCAGTCGCAGGTGAACGAGCTGTGGCGCACGCTGCCCAAGCGCGACGAGGAGGAAACCGTCGCGCAGACGCCGCACCGCTTCCCCAGGAGCCTGAAGAGAACCTGCTGTACTTCATCGAGAAGTACGCGCCGCTGCTGGAGCCGTGGCAGCGCGAACTGGTGCGCATCGTGCGCAAGATCTCCCAGTATTTCTATCCTCAGCGCCAGACGCAGGTGATGAACGAGGGCTGGGCGACGTTCTGGCATTACACGATCCTGAACCAGCTGTACGACGAAGGCGTCATCGGCGACGGTTTCATGATGGAGTTCCTGAAGAGCCATACCAACGTCGTCTACCAGCCGCCCGTGCACAGCCCCTACTACAACGGCATCAATCCGTATGCACTGGGCTTTGCGATGATGACGGACATCCGCCGCATCTGCGAGAACCCGACGGCCGAGGATCGCGAATGGTTCCCGGATATCGCCGGCAGCGACTGGCGCAAGACGCTCGACTTCGCCATGCGTAACTTCAAGGATGAAAGCTTCATCGCCCAGTACCTGTCGCCACGGCTGATCCGGGAGTTCCACTTCTTTGCCGTGCTGGACGACGACAAGAACGAGAAGCTCAACGTGTCGGCCATCCACGACGAGATGGGCTACCGCTACGTGCGCCAGCAGCTGGCCGACCAGTACAACCTGGGCAACCGCGAGCCGAAC
Encoded proteins:
- a CDS encoding YeaH/YhbH family protein produces the protein MTYLIDRRLQGKNKSAVNRERFLRRYKSQIKDAVGRAIKGRSITDIENGEKVSIPVKDVNEPSFGHAHGGVWEVVNPGNQEYQKGDQIARPKGGGGAGRGKAGNSDQTTEDDFIFELSREEFMNYFFEDLELPNLVKTQLTATTDFKTQRAGYTVSGTPSNIHVLRSLRGALGRRIAVGGPSRRQLAEAEQELETLLLDGAPLDDVRVVELKKQIHHLHTRLLAIPFIDPFDLRYSNRIKVPKPMTQAVMFCIMDVSGSMDEQRKDTAKRFFILLYLFLKRVYDKIEVVFIRHHTAAAEVDEHEFFHSRESGGTVVSSALNLLNKIIDERYGAGQWNSYVAQASDGDNWDNDSVLCRQMLTNTIMPKVQYYTYVEITDGPPQNLWEQYAQVPDHHAHFAMQKIVTPADIYPVFRELFKKQPK